A portion of the Leptospira licerasiae serovar Varillal str. VAR 010 genome contains these proteins:
- a CDS encoding SpoIIE family protein phosphatase: protein MFDSFLREAIALTHADLGGIFSTTESANIRQISGRNERELIEAAHWAFSQSGKDLLLERGKTPPWAKSPSSYPLLVVRLKVDDLDASLKANRASYAVLVLQGKTTADRFSKTDFELLRTTCKTVGRLLKESHVSGDASLVTLSLLATTQLVLEAAQAKRQSERFDFLLTEVIRVSGLINSSLDLSQLLEAIMLSSKTVFRTEACSVLLLDESKEYLYFHTVLGEKSEAVTKMQVPVGKGVAGLVVRERKPMIINDAQNDDRVYKEVDKASQFTTRNIMAAPLVANDEVIGVIEAINTVDREKFTGEDLELFLSFSGTSALAIQKTGLLQNLENANKDLRKKVSELESLFDLSQAVSLSTNRLGLVRKSIRLIIRELDASVAGIFLYSLSKENYINCAYYDGKTEKIDRVIEEEISGTQILSSVREGLPVLKRDILDQPFRHELDRRFLKGSYIIVPLFLSSGEPYGALTVADRKDKLSYQDSDFRLLQTMASQFTKGFEAFRLRNEMLEKKAIQQEMEITRKIQQNILPSEKVFHSNFDLGILSVPAKDVSGDFYDYYQYSDGQYSFLIADVSGKSLPAALFMAMSSSIIRTLARNHDLSPEEILRQGNELIFEDSHFGMFVTAFFIHYNPSLFTIEYASAGHNDQVWIKEDGSYELLKGQGPPLGVIPTAKYKGGNFTVKPGDIFVLYTDGAVEEKDAQGNEFGLERMIEEIKSRRHLPAQKIVEELYATIRSFSFGKEPFDDFTVLLLKYNNDFQFFRTFDANTGQIPIFREFIYDAIKVRNLPDFLRDDILLAGDEAATNIVMHGYKDTLLRNPKFDCKIRFTEDSITIVLTDSGKGFDRTNVKDPSIEENLSGKRKGGFGVYLIETLMDVVDYKMEEGRNILTLQKFFR, encoded by the coding sequence ATCTTCGACAGTTTTTTGAGAGAGGCAATCGCACTCACTCATGCTGACTTAGGCGGTATATTTTCCACAACAGAGTCCGCAAACATAAGACAAATATCTGGGCGTAATGAAAGAGAACTGATCGAAGCTGCGCATTGGGCATTCTCTCAATCCGGAAAAGATCTACTTTTAGAAAGAGGTAAAACACCTCCTTGGGCAAAATCGCCCAGTAGTTACCCACTTTTAGTGGTTCGATTAAAAGTGGACGATCTTGACGCGAGTCTTAAAGCGAATCGTGCGAGTTACGCAGTTTTAGTTTTGCAAGGTAAAACTACCGCGGATCGTTTTTCTAAAACTGATTTTGAACTTCTTCGTACTACTTGTAAAACAGTAGGAAGATTATTAAAAGAATCTCATGTATCCGGAGATGCTTCCTTAGTCACTCTCTCCTTACTTGCTACCACTCAGTTGGTATTAGAAGCAGCACAAGCAAAAAGACAATCGGAACGTTTCGACTTCTTACTTACGGAAGTGATCCGTGTTTCAGGACTGATCAATTCTTCCTTAGATCTTTCTCAATTATTAGAAGCGATCATGCTTTCTTCCAAGACGGTATTCAGGACGGAAGCCTGTAGCGTTCTTCTTTTGGACGAATCGAAAGAGTATCTGTATTTCCACACAGTTCTGGGAGAAAAGAGCGAAGCTGTCACTAAGATGCAAGTTCCGGTAGGAAAGGGGGTTGCGGGTCTAGTCGTCAGAGAACGTAAACCGATGATCATCAACGACGCTCAGAATGATGATCGGGTTTATAAGGAAGTAGATAAGGCTTCCCAATTTACTACTCGAAACATCATGGCTGCACCTTTAGTCGCAAACGATGAGGTCATAGGTGTAATTGAGGCGATCAACACAGTAGATAGAGAAAAGTTTACGGGAGAAGATCTGGAACTTTTTTTAAGTTTTTCCGGTACTTCCGCCTTAGCCATCCAAAAGACCGGGCTTCTTCAGAACCTAGAGAATGCAAACAAGGATCTTCGCAAAAAAGTTTCCGAGTTAGAGTCCTTATTCGATCTATCGCAAGCGGTTAGTCTTTCTACGAACAGGTTGGGGTTAGTCCGAAAGTCCATCCGATTGATTATCCGCGAGTTGGATGCAAGTGTTGCTGGAATTTTTTTATACAGTCTTTCCAAAGAGAACTATATCAACTGCGCGTATTACGATGGGAAAACGGAAAAAATAGATAGGGTTATAGAGGAAGAAATTTCGGGAACCCAGATCCTATCCAGTGTTAGGGAAGGTCTTCCCGTCCTTAAAAGAGATATTTTGGACCAACCTTTCCGTCATGAGCTGGATAGAAGATTTTTAAAAGGTTCATACATTATCGTTCCGTTATTCTTGTCCAGCGGGGAACCTTACGGGGCCTTGACTGTGGCGGATAGAAAGGATAAACTTTCTTACCAGGACTCGGATTTCCGATTATTACAGACCATGGCTTCCCAGTTCACAAAGGGATTCGAAGCTTTCCGTTTGAGAAACGAAATGTTGGAAAAAAAAGCGATCCAACAGGAGATGGAAATTACCCGGAAGATCCAACAGAATATTCTTCCCTCGGAAAAAGTATTTCATTCCAATTTTGATCTAGGGATTCTTTCCGTCCCGGCCAAGGATGTATCGGGCGATTTTTACGATTATTACCAGTACAGCGACGGTCAATATTCCTTTTTGATCGCAGATGTTTCCGGAAAAAGTCTTCCTGCTGCGCTGTTTATGGCGATGAGTTCTTCCATCATCAGAACTCTAGCCAGAAATCATGACCTAAGTCCCGAAGAAATTTTAAGACAAGGAAATGAGCTGATTTTCGAAGATTCCCATTTTGGAATGTTCGTCACCGCATTCTTCATTCATTATAATCCTTCTTTGTTTACGATCGAATACGCTTCTGCAGGCCATAACGACCAGGTCTGGATCAAAGAAGACGGATCCTATGAGTTATTAAAAGGACAGGGACCTCCTCTAGGAGTGATCCCTACTGCAAAATATAAGGGTGGAAATTTTACGGTCAAACCAGGGGATATTTTCGTTCTCTATACGGACGGTGCGGTAGAAGAAAAAGACGCGCAAGGAAATGAGTTCGGTCTGGAAAGAATGATCGAAGAGATCAAATCCAGAAGACATCTTCCTGCCCAAAAAATTGTGGAAGAATTGTACGCAACTATCCGCTCTTTCTCCTTTGGAAAAGAACCTTTCGACGATTTCACTGTACTTCTATTGAAGTACAATAATGATTTTCAATTTTTCAGGACTTTCGACGCGAATACCGGACAAATTCCTATCTTCCGAGAATTTATATACGATGCGATCAAGGTAAGAAATCTGCCTGATTTTTTGAGAGACGATATTCTTTTGGCAGGGGATGAGGCGGCTACTAATATCGTGATGCACGGTTATAAGGATACTCTGCTCAGAAATCCGAAATTCGATTGTAAAATTCGGTTCACTGAAGATTCTATCACGATCGTGCTGACTGATTCCGGAAAAGGATTCGACAGAACGAATGTGAAAGACCCGTCCATAGAGGAAAACCTCTCCGGAAAAAGAAAAGGCGGATTCGGTGTGTATCTGATAGAGACATTGATGGACGTGGTGGATTATAAAATGGAAGAGGGAAGAAACATTCTTACTCTTCAAAAATTTTTCCGCTAA